The following proteins come from a genomic window of Nicotiana tomentosiformis chromosome 12, ASM39032v3, whole genome shotgun sequence:
- the LOC104116057 gene encoding uncharacterized protein, producing MASDLQKSHENEREGAEITYGAENCHRKIIELLQNLGFPKGVLPLKELEEFGYVRKTGFAWMKQKAPYEHYFSSTKHLVSYATEVTAYVELERRKMKKITGVKGKQLLVWVSTVEMSIEDPTSKKIYFKTPIGIGKSFPITAFMTEEEKHKYLEKSNE from the coding sequence ATGGCTAGTGATCTGCAAAAATCACACGAAAATGAACGTGAAGGAGCAGAAATTACATATGGAGCTGAAAACTGCCACCGCAAAATTATAGAGCTTttgcaaaacttaggatttcccAAAGGAGTTCTTCCTCTTAAAGAACTTGAAGAATTTGGCTATGTTCGCAAAACTGGATTTGCATGGATGAAGCAAAAGGCGCCATACGAACATTATTTTAGTTCAACGAAACATCTTGTTAGTTATGCAACTGAGGTTACTGCATATGTGGAGTTGGAGAGAAGGAAGATGAAAAAAATAACTGGTGTTAAGGGTAAGCAGCTACTTGTTTGGGTTTCAACAGTTGAAATGAGCATTGAAGATCCTACTTCAAAGAAAATTTATTTCAAGACTCCTATAGGAATTGGAAAGTCTTTTCCTATCACTGCTTTTATGACTGAGGAGGAAAAGCATAAGTACCTGGAGAAATCCAATGAGTAG